The Anolis carolinensis isolate JA03-04 chromosome 1, rAnoCar3.1.pri, whole genome shotgun sequence genome window below encodes:
- the fnbp4 gene encoding formin-binding protein 4 isoform X1 encodes MGKKSRVAPVGRRPILQLSPPGPRGGREEAAPGDGDSASEADEFEATEETPRTVPNPPPANMPVGPVAVKPTGGLCLLGAYADSDEEDSEMSEKPAQSADANANNSADIDSTLANFLAEIDAITAPSQPVEATVPATAPPPTPPRPEPKDSATSHVLATANGTDQVPEWQYDTQCSLAGVGVEMGDWQEVWDENTGCYYYWNIQTNEVTWELPQYLATQVQGLQHYQSSVTDADENYQIVADVTSLGKGAAPAPASAANTGRRTLVKREPKKELNEGIQALSNNEEEKKGVAASLLAPLLPEVVKEEEERWRRKVICKEVEPLMEEDMTAEQTAIVADKQPESNRDIEEDPSQEDICSVVQSGESAEEEEEQDTLELEMVLERKKAELRALEEGDGSISGSSPLSDGSQSDLARRLLPKPGKWKLFGVASPESTSRGSSKTGQESPEPGETTAKEDLEVGGENSDHEPDTEEPQDKTKTQVTSKVEEEEQDLKFQIGELANMLISKLEFLGINRQSISNFHMLLLQTETRIADWREGALQGNYLKRKLQDAAEQLKQYEINAAPKGWSCHWDRDHRRYFYVNEQSGESQWEFPDGEEEEEGQTLENKAEALPKQALKEKTESGESTDSTTGSLGKETPSNQAAAASLVPLSPFWTVLQPSVPVLQPPLPLEMPPPPPPPPESPPPPPPPPPPPPPPPPPGEDGEIQEVEMEDEGDEEPPAPGTEEDDVLKPLLRPTVANSQTSTETSVSVPPSAKSLKRKASEMNAGLVQRAATIGSCPVLYGQSVMGTGLQTSGVSLQQNYLGATQPALVSYPECSAPVGLPASTTQSVPSQGVPPATTSLAEHLPPPPPPPPPLSPPPHAPKALPADKSKKIKRASKRKKTKTKMPSLVKKWQSIQRELDEEENSSSSDDDRDVVSQKRIEEWKQQQLVSGMAERNANFEALPEDWRARLKRRKVPSST; translated from the exons ATGGGGAAGAAGTCGCGGGTGGCGCCGGTGGGACGGCGGCCGATCCTGCAACTCTCGCCGCCGGGGCCTCGCGGGGGCCGGGAAGAGGCGGCGCCGGGGGACGGGGATTCGGCTTCGGAGGCCG ATGAATTTGAAGCAACAGAAGAGACTCCAAGGACAGTTCCAAATCCACCCCCAGCCAACATGCCAGTTGGGCCTGTAGCTGTCAAACCAACAG GTGGCTTATGTTTGCTCGGTGCTTATGCAGACAGCGATGAAGAAGATAGTGAGATGTCTGAAAAACCAGCACAATCTGCAGATGCAAATGCCAATAACTCAGCGGACATTGACAGCACCCTTGCCAACTTCCTAGCG gaaatagatGCAATTACAGCTCCTTCCCAACCTGTGGAGGCCACTGTTCCTGCCACTGCTCCACCTCCAACTCCTCCACGCCCAGAGCCCAAGGACTCTGCCACCAGTCATGTTTTGGCAACTGCAAATGGAACAGACCAGGTTCCTGAGTGGCAGTATGATACTCAGTGCTCACTAGCAGGAG TGGGAGTAGAGATGGGAGACTGGCAGGAGGTTTGGGATGAAAACACTGGCTGCTACtattactggaacattcaaacAAATGAAGTTACGTGGGAACTACCCCAGTATCTTGCTACACAGGTTCAAGGTCTCCAACATTACCAGAG TTCTGTAACAGATGCTGATGAAAACTACCAGATAGTTGCTGATGTAACTTCCCTGGGAAAAGgtgctgctcctgctcctgcttctgctgcgAACACTGGACGGAGGACTCTAGTAAAGCGTGAGCCAAAGAAG GAACTGAATGAGGGTATCCAAGCCCTTTCAAAcaatgaagaagagaagaagggagtAGCTGCATCACTGTTGGCTCCATTACTTCCAGAAGTggtgaaggaagaggaggaacgcTGGAGGCGGAAGGTTATCTGTAAGGAGGTGGAACCATTAATGGAAGAAGACATGACAGCAGAGCAGACAGCAATAGTTGCTGATAAGCAGCCAGAAAGCAACCGAGATATTGAAGAAGACCCTTCCCAGGAGGACATATGTAGTGTGGTGCAGTCAGGAGAGAGTGccgaggaagaagaggagcagGATACTCTTGAGCTGGAAATGGTATTGGAGAGGAAGAAG GCAGAACTGCGAGCTTTAGAAGAAGGCGATGGGAGTATTTCAGGTTCCAGTCCACTTTCTGACGGAAGTCAGTCAGACCTGGCACGGCGATTGCTACCAAAGCCAGGGAAATGGAAGCTCTTTGGAGTTGCCAGCCCAGAATCCACCAGCAGGGGTTCAAGCAAGACAGGTCAAGAGAGTCCTGAACCTGGAGAAACGA CGGCGAAGGAAGACCTTGAAGTAGGCGGTGAGAACTCAGACCATGAGCCAGATACAGAGGAACcgcaagacaaaacaaaaacacaagtcACTTCCAAGGTAGAAGAAGAGGAGCAAGACTTAAAG TTTCAGATTGGAGAGCTGGCCAACATGTTGATAAGCAAGCTGGAGTTCTTGGGCATCAATAGGCAGTCCATCTCTAACTTCCACATGCTGCTGTTGCAGACTGAG ACACGTATTGCAGACTGGCgtgaaggagctctccaaggaaACTACCTCAAACGCAAATTACAAGATGCAGCTGAACAGCTAAAACAGTATGAAATAAACGCCGCCCCTAAAGGCTGGTCCTGCCACTGGGACAG GGACCATAGGCGCTATTTCTATGTTAACGAACAATCAGGCGAGTCCCAGTGGGAGTTCCCAgatggtgaggaggaagaggagggacaaACTCTAGAAAATAAAGCGGAAGCTCTTCCTAAACAAGCACTGAAGGAGAAAACGGAATCCGGAGAATCTACTGATAGTACTACAG gttctcttggcAAAGAGACTCCTTCGAATCAAGCTGCAGCTGCATCTCTTGTGCCTCTCAGTCCATTTTGGACTGTCCTTCAGCCCTCTGTCCCTGTCCTTCAGCCCCCTTTGCCCCTGGAAatgcctcctccccctcctccgccACCAGAgtccccccctcctccccctcctcctcctccacccccaccccctccccctccaCCAGGGGAAGATGGGGAAATACAGGAAGTAGAGATGGAGGATGAGGGAGACGAGGAGCCACCCGCACCAGGGACAGAGGAGGATGATGTCCTGAAACCTCTTCTCCGGCCAACAGTTGCCAATAGCCAG ACTAGTACCGAAACCAGCGTATCTGTACCTCCCTCAGCTAAATCTTTAAAAAGGAAAGCTTCAGAAATGAATGCTGGATTGGTACAACGAGCTGCAACTATTGGAAGCTGTCCAGTACTTTATGGCCAGTCAGTAATGGGTACAG GCCTTCAGACCTCAGGAGTGAGTTTGCAACAGAATTACCTTGGTGCAACCCAGCCAGCACTCGTCAGCTATCCAGAGTGTAGTGCCCCTGTGGGACTTCCTGCCAGCACCACACAGTCAGTTCCTTCACAAGGAGTCCCACCTGCGACCACTAGCCTTGCAGAACAcctgccgccgccgccacccCCTCCCCCTCCACTGTCTCCGCCTCCCCATGCGCCGAAAGCACTACCAGCAGACAAGTCAAAGAAGATTAAGAGAGCCAGCAAA
- the fnbp4 gene encoding formin-binding protein 4 isoform X2, translated as MGKKSRVAPVGRRPILQLSPPGPRGGREEAAPGDGDSASEADEFEATEETPRTVPNPPPANMPVGPVAVKPTGGLCLLGAYADSDEEDSEMSEKPAQSADANANNSADIDSTLANFLAEIDAITAPSQPVEATVPATAPPPTPPRPEPKDSATSHVLATANGTDQVPEWQYDTQCSLAGVGVEMGDWQEVWDENTGCYYYWNIQTNEVTWELPQYLATQVQGLQHYQSSVTDADENYQIVADVTSLGKGAAPAPASAANTGRRTLVKREPKKELNEGIQALSNNEEEKKGVAASLLAPLLPEVVKEEEERWRRKVICKEVEPLMEEDMTAEQTAIVADKQPESNRDIEEDPSQEDICSVVQSGESAEEEEEQDTLELEMVLERKKAELRALEEGDGSISGSSPLSDGSQSDLARRLLPKPGKWKLFGVASPESTSRGSSKTGQESPEPGETTAKEDLEVGGENSDHEPDTEEPQDKTKTQVTSKVEEEEQDLKTRIADWREGALQGNYLKRKLQDAAEQLKQYEINAAPKGWSCHWDRDHRRYFYVNEQSGESQWEFPDGEEEEEGQTLENKAEALPKQALKEKTESGESTDSTTGSLGKETPSNQAAAASLVPLSPFWTVLQPSVPVLQPPLPLEMPPPPPPPPESPPPPPPPPPPPPPPPPPGEDGEIQEVEMEDEGDEEPPAPGTEEDDVLKPLLRPTVANSQTSTETSVSVPPSAKSLKRKASEMNAGLVQRAATIGSCPVLYGQSVMGTGLQTSGVSLQQNYLGATQPALVSYPECSAPVGLPASTTQSVPSQGVPPATTSLAEHLPPPPPPPPPLSPPPHAPKALPADKSKKIKRASKRKKTKTKMPSLVKKWQSIQRELDEEENSSSSDDDRDVVSQKRIEEWKQQQLVSGMAERNANFEALPEDWRARLKRRKVPSST; from the exons ATGGGGAAGAAGTCGCGGGTGGCGCCGGTGGGACGGCGGCCGATCCTGCAACTCTCGCCGCCGGGGCCTCGCGGGGGCCGGGAAGAGGCGGCGCCGGGGGACGGGGATTCGGCTTCGGAGGCCG ATGAATTTGAAGCAACAGAAGAGACTCCAAGGACAGTTCCAAATCCACCCCCAGCCAACATGCCAGTTGGGCCTGTAGCTGTCAAACCAACAG GTGGCTTATGTTTGCTCGGTGCTTATGCAGACAGCGATGAAGAAGATAGTGAGATGTCTGAAAAACCAGCACAATCTGCAGATGCAAATGCCAATAACTCAGCGGACATTGACAGCACCCTTGCCAACTTCCTAGCG gaaatagatGCAATTACAGCTCCTTCCCAACCTGTGGAGGCCACTGTTCCTGCCACTGCTCCACCTCCAACTCCTCCACGCCCAGAGCCCAAGGACTCTGCCACCAGTCATGTTTTGGCAACTGCAAATGGAACAGACCAGGTTCCTGAGTGGCAGTATGATACTCAGTGCTCACTAGCAGGAG TGGGAGTAGAGATGGGAGACTGGCAGGAGGTTTGGGATGAAAACACTGGCTGCTACtattactggaacattcaaacAAATGAAGTTACGTGGGAACTACCCCAGTATCTTGCTACACAGGTTCAAGGTCTCCAACATTACCAGAG TTCTGTAACAGATGCTGATGAAAACTACCAGATAGTTGCTGATGTAACTTCCCTGGGAAAAGgtgctgctcctgctcctgcttctgctgcgAACACTGGACGGAGGACTCTAGTAAAGCGTGAGCCAAAGAAG GAACTGAATGAGGGTATCCAAGCCCTTTCAAAcaatgaagaagagaagaagggagtAGCTGCATCACTGTTGGCTCCATTACTTCCAGAAGTggtgaaggaagaggaggaacgcTGGAGGCGGAAGGTTATCTGTAAGGAGGTGGAACCATTAATGGAAGAAGACATGACAGCAGAGCAGACAGCAATAGTTGCTGATAAGCAGCCAGAAAGCAACCGAGATATTGAAGAAGACCCTTCCCAGGAGGACATATGTAGTGTGGTGCAGTCAGGAGAGAGTGccgaggaagaagaggagcagGATACTCTTGAGCTGGAAATGGTATTGGAGAGGAAGAAG GCAGAACTGCGAGCTTTAGAAGAAGGCGATGGGAGTATTTCAGGTTCCAGTCCACTTTCTGACGGAAGTCAGTCAGACCTGGCACGGCGATTGCTACCAAAGCCAGGGAAATGGAAGCTCTTTGGAGTTGCCAGCCCAGAATCCACCAGCAGGGGTTCAAGCAAGACAGGTCAAGAGAGTCCTGAACCTGGAGAAACGA CGGCGAAGGAAGACCTTGAAGTAGGCGGTGAGAACTCAGACCATGAGCCAGATACAGAGGAACcgcaagacaaaacaaaaacacaagtcACTTCCAAGGTAGAAGAAGAGGAGCAAGACTTAAAG ACACGTATTGCAGACTGGCgtgaaggagctctccaaggaaACTACCTCAAACGCAAATTACAAGATGCAGCTGAACAGCTAAAACAGTATGAAATAAACGCCGCCCCTAAAGGCTGGTCCTGCCACTGGGACAG GGACCATAGGCGCTATTTCTATGTTAACGAACAATCAGGCGAGTCCCAGTGGGAGTTCCCAgatggtgaggaggaagaggagggacaaACTCTAGAAAATAAAGCGGAAGCTCTTCCTAAACAAGCACTGAAGGAGAAAACGGAATCCGGAGAATCTACTGATAGTACTACAG gttctcttggcAAAGAGACTCCTTCGAATCAAGCTGCAGCTGCATCTCTTGTGCCTCTCAGTCCATTTTGGACTGTCCTTCAGCCCTCTGTCCCTGTCCTTCAGCCCCCTTTGCCCCTGGAAatgcctcctccccctcctccgccACCAGAgtccccccctcctccccctcctcctcctccacccccaccccctccccctccaCCAGGGGAAGATGGGGAAATACAGGAAGTAGAGATGGAGGATGAGGGAGACGAGGAGCCACCCGCACCAGGGACAGAGGAGGATGATGTCCTGAAACCTCTTCTCCGGCCAACAGTTGCCAATAGCCAG ACTAGTACCGAAACCAGCGTATCTGTACCTCCCTCAGCTAAATCTTTAAAAAGGAAAGCTTCAGAAATGAATGCTGGATTGGTACAACGAGCTGCAACTATTGGAAGCTGTCCAGTACTTTATGGCCAGTCAGTAATGGGTACAG GCCTTCAGACCTCAGGAGTGAGTTTGCAACAGAATTACCTTGGTGCAACCCAGCCAGCACTCGTCAGCTATCCAGAGTGTAGTGCCCCTGTGGGACTTCCTGCCAGCACCACACAGTCAGTTCCTTCACAAGGAGTCCCACCTGCGACCACTAGCCTTGCAGAACAcctgccgccgccgccacccCCTCCCCCTCCACTGTCTCCGCCTCCCCATGCGCCGAAAGCACTACCAGCAGACAAGTCAAAGAAGATTAAGAGAGCCAGCAAA